Proteins encoded in a region of the Watersipora subatra chromosome 5, tzWatSuba1.1, whole genome shotgun sequence genome:
- the LOC137397455 gene encoding protein FAM200B-like: protein MKLHVINFLRSKSSLRHRQLRKFLQESDSQYDELLVHNNVRWLSKGRALQRVWTVRQHIEQFLSEIGGDAAERFVEILRSEHSLRDMAFLTDILAHLDDLNLKLQGEGRNVVEFWQAVTSFKDKLHCFYEDINSDMNQSSENL, encoded by the exons ATGAAACTACATGTAATAAACTTTCTCAGATCAAAATCATCTCTACGACACCGCCAGCTTAGAAAATTTCTACAGGAGTCTGATTCTCAGTATGATGAATTGTTAGTACACAACAATGTCAG ATGGCTGAGTAAGGGTAGAGCTTTGCAAAGAGTATGGACTGTAAGACAGCATATTGAGCAGTTTCTTAGTGAGATTGGCGGAGATGCAGCAGAACGGTTTGTAGAGATTCTCAGATCGGAGCATTCACTGAGAGACATGGCTTTTCTGACAGACATTCTGGCTCATCTGGATGACCTAAATTTGAAATTGCAGGGTGAAGGTCGTAATGTGGTAGAATTCTGGCAGGCAGTAACATCTTTCAAAGACAAACTCCACTGCTTTTATGAGGATATAAACAGTGATATGAACCAATCATCAGAGAATTTGTGA